TATTGCCTAGGAGGAAAAGCTGTCCGAATTATGGAATACGAACCTAGAAATCCACATCACCTGCGCTATGTGGTAGATCGTGCTCCCTCTTCCAAAAAGCTATTATCAACGGTGAAAGATTATACCATCAAGCTTTGTACAGGACTTGGATATGATTTCAATACGGTGGAATTTGCTGTGAGGGATGGAATTCCATATGCCATTGATTTTGGAAATCCTGCACCGGATGCAGATGTCAATTCGGTTGGTCAGGAGAATTTTGAATGGGTGGTAGAAGAAGCTGCAAAAATGGCCATTGCCTATGCCAAGGCTCAAAAACCTGGAAAAATGAATTTGACATGGGGGACTTTTGTAAAAGACTCCGTAGAAATGGCGAAACGATTTTAAGCCCTGAATTATGTCCATTGCATTGAAAAAGCTGCCCAAATTTACCCTAGGTGTAGAGGAGGAATACATGATTTTGGACCCAACTACTCGTGATCTTCGATCCCATATGTCCAAGATCGTAGAAGGAGGGAAGATTCAGCTTCGAGAACAAGTAAAGGCTGAAATGCATCAGTCTGTGGTCGAAGTCGGCACGAATATCTGCCAAAACATTGCAGAGGCAAGGAAAGAAGTTTCTTTCCTCAGAAGAAAGATTGATGAATTAGCACGTGCTCAAGGCCTGGTAGCGGGGGCATCAAGTACCCACCCCTTTGCCAAATGGCAAGATCAGGAAATTACCGATGATCCTAGGTATCACAATATTGTCAATGAACTGAAGGATATAGCGCGATCCAACCTGATTTTTGGGCTTCATGTCCATGTCGGGATTGAGAGTAGGGAGATTGCTCTTCAATTGATGAATCAGGCTTGCTATTTTCTTCCTCATATTTATGCCTTGACAACCAATTCTCCCTTTTGGGAAGGCCGTAACACTGGTTTCAAGGCATTTCGGGCTAAGGTCTTTGCCAAATTTCCACGAACTGGATTACCAGAGTATTTCGACTCTGTTCAGTCCTATGATAATTTTCTTGAAATATTGGTCAAGACGAATTGCATAGACAATCCTAAGAAGATATGGTGGGATTTGCGCATGCACCCATTTTTCTCCACCATCGAATTTAGAATTTGCGACATGTGTCTTACCGTTGATGAGACGATCTGCGTGGTAGCCTTGATTCAAGCTGTGGTAGCTAAATTGTACAAGTTGTTGATGAGTAATACCAGCTTCAACATTTATAGGATTGCGTTGATTCGTGAAAATAAATTCCGTGCAGCTAGGAATGGAATTGAGGGATTGCTGATAGACTTTGGGAAGAAAGTGGAAGTTCCAACCCGTGAATTGATTCTTGAACTTCTTGATTTTGTGGATGATGTTGTCGATGAATTAGGAAGCAGAGAAGAAATCAATTATGTGCATCAAATTCTTGAGCGAGGCACCGGTGCAGATCAACAGCTCGCTGTTTTTGAACAAACAGGTAGTCTAGAATCTGTGGTAGATTTTATTACTTCAAAGTTTACCGAGGGAATTTGATGGATTGAGTACCTTTGCTTCAGACTTAACACCTTATTTGAAGTGGCAAAAAGAAAAGTGAATTTGGCGATTTTGGACATGTATGATGGGGAGCCCAATCAGGGTATGCGCTGTATTCATGATATTTTGTCCAAATTTTCGGACTCGATTTCCTTTCGTGAGTTTGACGTAAGGGGTAAATCGGAGATTCCAGAGATTAGAGATTTTGATCTTTTTATTTCCACCGGAGGTCCTGGTAACCCATTGGAAGGTGATGGAGTTTGGGATTTGAAGTACAATGATTTTTTGGACCAAGTCTGGATATGGAATCAAAATCATAGTCAGAAAAAATACTTGCTTTTGATTTGTCATTCCTTTCAAATGGCATGCAAGCATTTTGGATTAGGAGAAATCACAAAACGTAAATCAACTTCCTTTGGTGTGATGACGGTGCACAAAACACCGGATGGAATGCAGGATGATTTACTTCAGAATTTGGATAATCCCTTTTGGGCAGTTGACTCTCGAGATTTTCAAGTGGTTCAGCCTAATCCTAGAAAGTTCAAGCATCTTGGATCTAAAATAATTGCTTTGGAAAAAATCCGTAATCATGTCGAATATGAGCGGGCAATTATGGCTATCCGGTTTTCAGATGAAATCGTCGGAACTCAATTTCACCCTGAAGCTGATCCGGTTAGTTTCCTTGAACATTTGAAAAAGCCAATGGTGAAGGAAAAAATTATTGAGCTCAAAGGGAAAGCTAAGTTTCGCGAAATGTTGGAAAACTTGGTGGATGAATCAAAGATTTACCGGACTAATGAAACTCTGATCCCGAATTTTTTGCAACAATCGCTCTGGAAAATTAAAGCAGGTCAGGCGCCTTCATTTATTTGATATGATTGAAGAAATAAGAGCAAGATTCAATACCGAATTTTCAGTAGAGAAATACCAAGCATTTTTGAAAGATGTAGGTCGAGATTTTGGTTTTTCGCCGACATTTCGGATTGCTGAAACCCCTTTCTTTATCCCCAAAAAGTTAGAAAAGCAACTGCTTGAAGCTTGTGAACAAGTGTTTGATTTAATCCGACAGCCAAATTTCAAGCAATTAACACAGCGTGCCATTGAATTAAACCCATCAGTACCAAATGAAGATGGTCACACTCAATTTTTGGCGATAGATTTTGGAATTTGTGAACAAAATGGGGACATCGTACCTAAGCTGATAGAAGCCCAAGGTTTCCCATCAATTTTTAATTTTCAATTTAACCTGCACAGAAAGTTTCTAGAATTTTACCCTTTTCTGGAATCATTAAGTCCTTATCCTGAGGGAATGGATGCCAAGTCATATCTTCAAATTCTTCGCGAAGTTGTCTTAGGGGATTATCAGCCTGAGGAGGTTGTTCTGCTTGAAATAGAACCTGAAAAGCAGAATACCAAAATTGATTTCTATTACACAAAGCGTGATTTAGGAATCGAATATGTTTGTATTACCCAAATCCAGAAGGTGGATCGAAAACTTTTCTACCAAAATAGAGAAGGAAAAATGATCCAAATCAAGCGAATTTATAATCGGGTAATCTTTGATGAACTTGAATTGAGGAAGGATTTAAAACTGAATTTCAGCTTCCAAGATGATTTGGAAGTAGAGTGGGCAGGCCATCCCAATTGGTATTCTAGAATTTCAAAATTTATTTTGCCATTCCTAAGTGGGCCTTACTTTATAGAAAGTAAGCTTTTGAGTGAGTTTGATCGCATACCCGAGGATTTGGAGAATTATGTTCTAAAACCTCTCTTTTCTTTTTCAGGCTCTGGAGTGGTTTTCAATGTGACTCAGGAGGATATCGATGCAGTTCAAAATCCAGATTTATATATTCTTCAGAAAAAAGTGAACTATGCACCTGTGATTAAGTCTCCAACCGGAAATGTAAAGGTGGAAGTTCGGCTACTTTGTTTATGGCCTGAAAAAGCTGAGGCTCCACAAGTGGTTGGAAATCTTGTCCGCTTAAGTAGAGGGGATATGATTGGGGTGAAGTTTAATAAAGACAAAGATTGGGTAGGTGGTTCCATTGGACTCTTTGAGAAATAAAAAAAGGCGGTTAACCCGCCTTTTTTTATTGCATCCAAGTGGACGGTGATTTTCGCCATTCCCCAAGTGAATTTAAAGCTTCTGGGGTAATGTAATTTGTTTTTACTGCCTCAGGAAGAAGGGCGTCATAGTGACTCAAACAAATTAGCTTGATTCCTGCCTCTTCAAAGTTTTTTGTAGCTACGTCGAAGCCATAGCTGAAGATTGCCACCATTCCCATTACCTCAAAGCCAGCTTTTTTCAAATCCTCAGCCGCTTTTAAGGAACTTCCTCCAGTCGATACAAGGTCTTCCACGACCACAACTTTTTGTCCTGGAGTCACTTTACCTTCAATCATATTTTCCATACCATGTCCCTTAGGTTTAGATCGAACATAAAGGAAGGGGAGGCTTAATTCATTAGCGATAAGCGCGCCTTGTGGTATGCCTGCGGTGGCTACGCCTGCGATTGCTTCCACTTGAGGGAAAAAATGCTGAACCGATTTGACCAAATTTTCTTTGATCAAATTTCTAACTTCTGGAAAGGAAAGAGAAAGTCGATTATCACAGTAAATAGGGGATTTCCATCCAGATGCCCACGTAAATGGTTTGTCTGGTTGAAGTCGAATAGCTTCAATTTCGAGTAGTTTTTTAGCTACTTCTGCCGCGATGCTTGCATTGAGAATTTCCATGGCTCAAAAATAAGGGAAAACTTCAGGGGTAATTGTGGCAACTGAATTTTTTATGCATTTTTGGCTGACCAGCAAAATTAAAAATATCCTTCCTGCACCATGAGAATTTTCGTGAATGACAAACCTCTTGAGCTAATGAGCTATGAGGAGTTTGATGCCACTAAGTCTTTTGAGCATGTCTATTCTGAAATTGAAGAATTACATACTGATGTCGAATGGGAGGAAGATGTACTTTTTCATGAGCCTAATCAGAATGTGATCATTCGATTACTCTATTTGATGCGTACCAGAAAAATGAGAAATCTGGATTCGGTTACCATTGTTACTAAGGATAAAAGAGCACTTAAGGAGTTTGTTAAAAGTAGATTCTTAATCATCAAAGCGGCTGGTGGTATTGTAAAAAAAGGAGATAAAATTCTCATGATTCACCGTTTGGGGAAGTGGGATTTCCCTAAAGGAAAGCTAGATAAAGGTGAAACACCAGAGGAATGTGCCAAGCGTGAGGTAGAGGAAGAATGTAATGTGAAGGTGAAACTGGGACCTCATTTATACAATACGTGGCATACGTACACTCAAAACCGAAAAAGCATTCTTAAAAAAACCTATTGGTACACCATGGAAGTGGTGAATGATGCAGGAATGAAACCACAAGCTGAAGAGGGAATCGAGGATATCGGTTGGTTTGCGGAAGGAGATGCTAAGACTGCTTTGATTAATTCCTACCCATCAATGAGGTATTTGTTTAAGCAGTTCTTGAAAAATCAGACTTTTCCTCAGATTTCATAAGGGAGAAAATCTTTGACATTTCCTCCGTAGCGGTGAACCTCGCGAATGACAGTGGAACTAATTGCTGCAAATTGTGGAGAGGTGATCAAAAATACAGTTTCCAAATCCTCGTTGAGGTACCGATTCATTTGACTGATTGTGTTTTCATATTCGAAATCTGTCGTATTTCGGAGTCCTCTGATTAAAAAGTTTGCCCCATGTTTTTTTGCCAGGGTTGAAGTAAGTTCATTGTAAACGATGACTTTGACTCT
Above is a window of Algoriphagus sanaruensis DNA encoding:
- a CDS encoding carboxylate-amine ligase, translating into MSIALKKLPKFTLGVEEEYMILDPTTRDLRSHMSKIVEGGKIQLREQVKAEMHQSVVEVGTNICQNIAEARKEVSFLRRKIDELARAQGLVAGASSTHPFAKWQDQEITDDPRYHNIVNELKDIARSNLIFGLHVHVGIESREIALQLMNQACYFLPHIYALTTNSPFWEGRNTGFKAFRAKVFAKFPRTGLPEYFDSVQSYDNFLEILVKTNCIDNPKKIWWDLRMHPFFSTIEFRICDMCLTVDETICVVALIQAVVAKLYKLLMSNTSFNIYRIALIRENKFRAARNGIEGLLIDFGKKVEVPTRELILELLDFVDDVVDELGSREEINYVHQILERGTGADQQLAVFEQTGSLESVVDFITSKFTEGI
- a CDS encoding type 1 glutamine amidotransferase — protein: MAKRKVNLAILDMYDGEPNQGMRCIHDILSKFSDSISFREFDVRGKSEIPEIRDFDLFISTGGPGNPLEGDGVWDLKYNDFLDQVWIWNQNHSQKKYLLLICHSFQMACKHFGLGEITKRKSTSFGVMTVHKTPDGMQDDLLQNLDNPFWAVDSRDFQVVQPNPRKFKHLGSKIIALEKIRNHVEYERAIMAIRFSDEIVGTQFHPEADPVSFLEHLKKPMVKEKIIELKGKAKFREMLENLVDESKIYRTNETLIPNFLQQSLWKIKAGQAPSFI
- the pyrE gene encoding orotate phosphoribosyltransferase, whose protein sequence is MEILNASIAAEVAKKLLEIEAIRLQPDKPFTWASGWKSPIYCDNRLSLSFPEVRNLIKENLVKSVQHFFPQVEAIAGVATAGIPQGALIANELSLPFLYVRSKPKGHGMENMIEGKVTPGQKVVVVEDLVSTGGSSLKAAEDLKKAGFEVMGMVAIFSYGFDVATKNFEEAGIKLICLSHYDALLPEAVKTNYITPEALNSLGEWRKSPSTWMQ
- a CDS encoding NUDIX hydrolase, translated to MRIFVNDKPLELMSYEEFDATKSFEHVYSEIEELHTDVEWEEDVLFHEPNQNVIIRLLYLMRTRKMRNLDSVTIVTKDKRALKEFVKSRFLIIKAAGGIVKKGDKILMIHRLGKWDFPKGKLDKGETPEECAKREVEEECNVKVKLGPHLYNTWHTYTQNRKSILKKTYWYTMEVVNDAGMKPQAEEGIEDIGWFAEGDAKTALINSYPSMRYLFKQFLKNQTFPQIS
- the coaD gene encoding pantetheine-phosphate adenylyltransferase — encoded protein: MKKIAIFPGSFDPFTYGHHDIVLRSLDIFDEVIIGIGYNSTKKNRYFEIALMVEKIESVYTEEPRVKVIVYNELTSTLAKKHGANFLIRGLRNTTDFEYENTISQMNRYLNEDLETVFLITSPQFAAISSTVIREVHRYGGNVKDFLPYEI